A part of Crassostrea angulata isolate pt1a10 chromosome 5, ASM2561291v2, whole genome shotgun sequence genomic DNA contains:
- the LOC128185731 gene encoding titin-like isoform X1, whose product MFFIFIFLFSGVSAKCLSKEDIVILVDKSDSVGDHNFEILKTFTRNFLVHFAIDPGASQVSVVTFDNNPKEEFDLNQYSSLREIQQAISNIPYSRRRGGTDIGYALNFTRQNSFTPSHGARTDATKIVILITDGQSPIDKEAELLKDENVTIFCVGVTNGINEQQLRRVSSHNDYTYTTESFANLSRIQTILAEKTCADRINDCLSNPCHNGGTCEDQQGKYVCHCRGTTTEKNCYVPGFPTVKTGLGGTTTLGNNATISCFVLGGYTGIIWEFQHNGVTSIIDTSDSSKYSGGTVTNPSLTIYSFAVSDIGSYRCLAKNSIGTAHSPVMAFMDIPKSEIKVFTLSRVTGIIGHSVTLTCNISVTYPSLISVTWEFNGTKIDKNSLGKYVGGSVTAPSLNITHLQTSDQGNYACSATNLFSSGHSYIHLNLTDSPSVSYTFTKSVANGVAINVANIVSNAESKVNVDSCGTFYDYDPSSSVENPCTMSTWKVALTAVLSAGALVGGILLAYRLYRMKVLRSSLFGEKASRVSPYKEFSQQSTKEHDVPTFNTDTSNLEQSVAPRGHGFSPFR is encoded by the exons atgttttttattttcatatttttgttttcagggGTATCAG CAAAATGTTTGTCAAAAGAAGACATTGTTATTCTTGTGGATAAATCTGATTCAGTTGGAGACCacaattttgagatattgaaaaCTTTTACTCGTAACTTCCTGGTACATTTTGCGATAGACCCTGGTGCCAGCCAAGTCAGTGTAGTTACGTTCGATAACAATCCAAAGGAGGAATTTGATCTTAACCAATATTCTTCATTGAGAGAAATCCAACAGGCTATCTCGAATATTCCTTATAGCAGAAGGCGAGGAGGAACAGACATTGGATATGCGCTTAATTTTACACGTCAGAACTCATTTACACCAAGCCACGGTGCCCGAACTGATGCTACCAAAATCGTCATTTTGATAACCGATGGACAAAGTCCCATTGACAAAGAAGCTGAGTTACTGAAGGACGAAAACGTCACCATTTTTTGTGTGGGTGTTACGAATGGAATCAACGAACAACAGTTACGAAGGGTGTCAAGTCACAATGATTATACATATACTACAGAGAGTTTTGCGAATCTATCTCGGATACAAACGATCCTGGCAGAAAAAACCTGTGCAGACA GAATCAATGACTGTTTAAGCAACCCCTGTCATAATGGCGGAACATGCGAAGATCAGCAGGGGAAATATGTGTGCCATTGTAGAGGAACAACGACAGAGAAGAACTGCTACGTCccag GATTCCCAACGGTGAAAACCGGACTAGGAGGAACCACAACTCTTGGAAACAATGCAACAATCAGCTGTTTTGTATTGGGTGGCTACACTGGTATCATTTGGGAGTTCCAACACAACGGTGTAACCTCCATCATAGATACTTCTGATTCTTCAAAATACAGCGGAGGGACAGTTACAAATCCGTCCCTAACGATTTACAGTTTTGCTGTCAGTGATATCGGTAGTTACAGATGCTTAGCCAAGAACTCTATTGGCACAGCTCACAGCCCAGTCATGGCTTTCATGGACATACCGAAAT CTGAGATCAAGGTATTTACCCTTTCACGAGTAACGGGTATAATAGGTCACAGCGTAACATTGACATGTAATATCTCAGTTACGTATCCATCTCTAATATCTGTAACATGGGAATTTAATGGCACTAAAATTGACAAAAACTCTTTGGGAAAATATGTTGGAGGATCTGTCACTGCACCATCTTTGAACATCACCCACCTTCAAACCTCTGACCAAGGAAACTACGCTTGTTCTGCCACAAATTTGTTTAGCTCGGGACATTCTtacattcatttaaatttaacaG ATAGTCCTAGTGTTTCCTACACTTTTACAAAAAGTGTTGCAAACGGTGTTGCAATCAATGTTGCAAACATTGTTTCTAACGCTGAATCAAAGGTCAACGTCGACTCCTGTGGGACTTTTTACGATTATGATCCATCTTCCTCTGTTGAGAACCCGTGTACAATGAGCACATGGAAAGTGGCTCTTACCGCCGTCTTGTCAGCAGGTGCTTTAGTCGGGGGTATTCTGTTAGCTTACAGGCTATATAGAATGAAAGTATTAAG ATCCTCTCTTTTTGGTGAAAAGGCATCTCGTGTGAGTCCTTATAAAGAGTTCTCGCAACAGAGCACTAAAGAACATGATGTTCCAACCTTTAACACTGATACAAGTAACCTAGAACAATCAGTCGCACCCAGGGGACATGGGTTTTCGCCTTTTAGATGA
- the LOC128185731 gene encoding integrin alpha-L-like isoform X2 — protein sequence MFFIFIFLFSGVSAKCLSKEDIVILVDKSDSVGDHNFEILKTFTRNFLVHFAIDPGASQVSVVTFDNNPKEEFDLNQYSSLREIQQAISNIPYSRRRGGTDIGYALNFTRQNSFTPSHGARTDATKIVILITDGQSPIDKEAELLKDENVTIFCVGVTNGINEQQLRRVSSHNDYTYTTESFANLSRIQTILAEKTCADRINDCLSNPCHNGGTCEDQQGKYVCHCRGTTTEKNCYVPGFPTVKTGLGGTTTLGNNATISCFVLGGYTGIIWEFQHNGVTSIIDTSDSSKYSGGTVTNPSLTIYSFAVSDIGSYRCLAKNSIGTAHSPVMAFMDIPKYSPSVSYTFTKSVANGVAINVANIVSNAESKVNVDSCGTFYDYDPSSSVENPCTMSTWKVALTAVLSAGALVGGILLAYRLYRMKVLRSSLFGEKASRVSPYKEFSQQSTKEHDVPTFNTDTSNLEQSVAPRGHGFSPFR from the exons atgttttttattttcatatttttgttttcagggGTATCAG CAAAATGTTTGTCAAAAGAAGACATTGTTATTCTTGTGGATAAATCTGATTCAGTTGGAGACCacaattttgagatattgaaaaCTTTTACTCGTAACTTCCTGGTACATTTTGCGATAGACCCTGGTGCCAGCCAAGTCAGTGTAGTTACGTTCGATAACAATCCAAAGGAGGAATTTGATCTTAACCAATATTCTTCATTGAGAGAAATCCAACAGGCTATCTCGAATATTCCTTATAGCAGAAGGCGAGGAGGAACAGACATTGGATATGCGCTTAATTTTACACGTCAGAACTCATTTACACCAAGCCACGGTGCCCGAACTGATGCTACCAAAATCGTCATTTTGATAACCGATGGACAAAGTCCCATTGACAAAGAAGCTGAGTTACTGAAGGACGAAAACGTCACCATTTTTTGTGTGGGTGTTACGAATGGAATCAACGAACAACAGTTACGAAGGGTGTCAAGTCACAATGATTATACATATACTACAGAGAGTTTTGCGAATCTATCTCGGATACAAACGATCCTGGCAGAAAAAACCTGTGCAGACA GAATCAATGACTGTTTAAGCAACCCCTGTCATAATGGCGGAACATGCGAAGATCAGCAGGGGAAATATGTGTGCCATTGTAGAGGAACAACGACAGAGAAGAACTGCTACGTCccag GATTCCCAACGGTGAAAACCGGACTAGGAGGAACCACAACTCTTGGAAACAATGCAACAATCAGCTGTTTTGTATTGGGTGGCTACACTGGTATCATTTGGGAGTTCCAACACAACGGTGTAACCTCCATCATAGATACTTCTGATTCTTCAAAATACAGCGGAGGGACAGTTACAAATCCGTCCCTAACGATTTACAGTTTTGCTGTCAGTGATATCGGTAGTTACAGATGCTTAGCCAAGAACTCTATTGGCACAGCTCACAGCCCAGTCATGGCTTTCATGGACATACCGAAAT ATAGTCCTAGTGTTTCCTACACTTTTACAAAAAGTGTTGCAAACGGTGTTGCAATCAATGTTGCAAACATTGTTTCTAACGCTGAATCAAAGGTCAACGTCGACTCCTGTGGGACTTTTTACGATTATGATCCATCTTCCTCTGTTGAGAACCCGTGTACAATGAGCACATGGAAAGTGGCTCTTACCGCCGTCTTGTCAGCAGGTGCTTTAGTCGGGGGTATTCTGTTAGCTTACAGGCTATATAGAATGAAAGTATTAAG ATCCTCTCTTTTTGGTGAAAAGGCATCTCGTGTGAGTCCTTATAAAGAGTTCTCGCAACAGAGCACTAAAGAACATGATGTTCCAACCTTTAACACTGATACAAGTAACCTAGAACAATCAGTCGCACCCAGGGGACATGGGTTTTCGCCTTTTAGATGA
- the LOC128185036 gene encoding cell division cycle 5-like protein, translating into MPRIMIKGGVWRNTEDEILKAAVMKYGKNQWARIASLLHRKSAKQCKARWFEWLDPSIKKTEWSREEEEKLLHLAKLMPTQWRTIAPIVGRTAAQCLEHYEYLLDKAQNRDDSEGDPRKLKPGEIDPNPETKPAKPDPIDMDEDELEMLSEARARLANTQGKKAKRKAREKQLEEARRLAALQKRRELRAAGIEIKKQKKKKRGVDYNAEIPFEKKPAPGFYDTSEEVYVAEEPNFKRLRQQNLEGERRTDKEERDRKKDKQKQKKRKENDLPGAIASQSNFQEPVKKRSKLVLPAPQISDQELEEVVKVGQTSEYARQQAEETGGGNTASQALLQDYNVTPGVANLRTPRTPAQQDTVLQEAQNLMALSVVDTPLKGGLNTPLVESDFSGVTPKHAVAQTPNTVLGTPMHTPGGQGMTPRGMTPRMGVAGQTPLRTPARDKLNINQEEDFDAPINDKFYQKDMKEQLRQGLAGLPRPKNDYEIVVEDLGEDMDETNEGEQFIADQADLDEQSEAEQLAKRQKEMRLRSQSVQRDLPRPADVNNHILRVTGPGDPPINELQRAEELIKKEMLVMQHFDAVHTPTPGQLGMGPGKKNQKNVTSQAQHLSYLQQHPYDKFTEDDLEQAKKLLKKEMGVVKVGMNHGDLSLESYSQVWEECYSQVLYLPSQNRYTRANLASKKDRIESLDKRLEANRNSMTKDAKQAAKLEKKLKILLGGYQSRSQGLVKQLNDLYEQIEQTFVEFKTFEDLRKHEIGAIPKRMESLTEDVQRQMEREKELQKKFGEMQYKKDVLIYDS; encoded by the exons ATGCCGCGTATTATGATTAAAGGTGGCGTGTGGAGAAATACAGAG GATGAAATTCTCAAAGCAGCTGTTATGAAATATGGCAAGAACCAATGGGCAAGAATTGCGTCTTTACTGCATAGGAAATCTGCAAAACAGTGCAAAGCTAGATG GTTTGAGTGGCTGGACCCCAGCATTAAGAAGACAGAATGGAGTCGAGAGGAGGAGGAGAAGTTGTTACATTTGGCCAAGCTGATGCCCACCCAGTGGAGAACCATTGCCCCTATCGTAGGGAGAACAGCAGCCCAGTGTCTTGAGCACTATGAATATCTCCT AGACAAAGCCCAGAACAGAGATGACAGCGAGGGTGACCCCAGGAAGCTGAAGCCGGGTGAAATTGATCCAAATCCGGAAACCAAGCCAGCCAAACCAGATCCCATTGACATGGATGAAGATG AACTTGAGATGCTGTCTGAAGCAAGAGCACGTTTGGCCAACACACAGGGCAAAAAAGCAAAACGGAAAGCTAGAGAAAAACAGCTGGAAGAAGCAAG ACGTCTGGCTGCGCTGCAGAAAAGAAGAGAACTGCGGGCAGCAGGGATTGA AATAAAGaaacagaagaaaaagaaaagaggaGTGGACTACAATGCTGAAATTCCTTTTGAGAAGAAGCCTGCTCcag GGTTCTATGATACATCCGAAGAAGTTTACGTGGCTGAGGAGCCCAACTTCAAACGACTGCGTCAACAGAATTTGGAAGGAGAGCGCAGAACTGATAAGGAggag CGGGATAGAAAGAAAGATAAACAGAAAcagaaaaagagaaaagaaaacGATTTGCCAGGAGCTATTGCAAGTCAGAGCAA TTTTCAAGAACCAGTGAAGAAGAGAAGTAAGCTTGTTTTACCAGCTCCACAAATTTCAGATCAAGAATTGGAGGAG GTCGTAAAAGTAGGTCAGACAAGTGAGTATGCCCGGCAGCAGGCGGAAGAGACCGGAGGAGGTAACACGGCCAGTCAGGCCCTACTACAGGACTACAACGTCACCCCGGGGGTAGCCAACCTGCGAACCCCCCGCACACCTGCTCAGCAAGACACTGTGCTACAG GAGGCTCAGAATCTGATGGCCCTCAGTGTGGTGGATACTCCACTGAAGGGAGGACTGAACACGCCCCTCGTTGAGTCGGACTTCAGTGGAGTCACCCCCAAGCACGCTGTAGCACAGACCCCCAACACTGTACTAGGGACCCCCATGCACACCCCAGGAGGACAAG GTATGACTCCGAGAGGAATGACCCCCAGGATGGGAGTGGCTGGACAGACCCCGCTCCGTACCCCGGCCAGGGACAAACTGAACATCAACCAGGAAGAGGACTTTGATGCTCCAATCAACGACAAGTTCTATCAG AAAGACATGAAGGAGCAGCTACGCCAGGGTCTGGCTGGTCTGCCGCGCCCCAAGAACGATTACGAAATTGTGGTGGAAGACCTCGGGGAAGACATGGACGAGACGAATGAGGGGGAACAGTTTATTGCTGATCAGGCGGACCTCGACGAACAGTCGGAGGCTGAACAGTTGGCCAAAC GACAGAAGGAGATGAGACTACGGTCACAGTCTGTACAGAGGGACCTGCCCCGCCCCGCTGACGTCAACAATCACATCCTGAGGGTCACAGGCCCCGGGGACCCACCCATCAACGAACTCCAGAGG GCTGAAGAGTTAATCAAGAAGGAGATGTTGGTGATGCAGCATTTTGATGCTGTACACACACCCACTCCTGGACAGCTGGGTATGGGACCAGGCAAGAAGAACCAGAAAAATGTCACCTCACAGGCTCAGCATCTGTCCTATCTACAGCAGCATCCGTACGATAAGTTCACGGAGGACGACCTAGAACAG GCCAAGAAGCTGCTGAAGAAGGAGATGGGGGTGGTGAAGGTGGGAATGAACCATGGCGACCTGTCCCTGGAGTCCTACTCCCAGGTGTGGGAGGAGTGCTACTCCCAGGTACTCTACCTCCCCTCCCAGAACCGCTACACCCGCGCCAACCTGGCCAGCAAAAAGGACAGGATCGAGTCCCTCGACAAACGACTAGAG GCGAACAGAAATAGTATGACCAAAGATGCTAAACAAGCAGCTAAGCTGGAGAAGAAGCTAAAGATCTTGTTAGGCGGTTATCAG TCAAGATCTCAGGGCCTGGTAAAGCAACTCAATGATCTGTATGAACAAATAGAACAGACATTCGTAGAGTTCAAAACCTTCGAGGACCTCAGAAAACACGAGATTGGAGCCATACCAAAACGAATGGAG tCCCTAACTGAGGATGTACAGAGACAAatggagagagaaaaagagcTACAGAAGAAATTTGGAGAAATGCAATACAAGAAAGATGTTCTGATCTACGACAGCTGA